In the genome of Gemmatimonadaceae bacterium, the window CCCCCCCGCCCCCGTTCTGCTGAACTTGAGAGGGCCCAGGGTCTGGGGGTAGGGCGTAGGGCTAGCCTGCTCGATCGGTCTGAGGACGACAATCAAGGGTTACGATGCGACCATATCCGCTTCTATTCGTGTTGGTCTTCACCGCCTCGTGCGGACGACGCGCCCACGAGTCGGTCGAGGCGTTCCGATGGCAACAGGAGATTCCGCCCGGTACCACCATTCATCTGCGAACACGCTCGGGCCGGATCGAAGTCGTTCCCGCCGACGATCGTTCGGCGCGCATAACCGGCTCGACACATTGGATCGGCCGAACCGATCCAATTCGCTTCGCATGGAATCAGCGCGGCACCGACGTCTATGTGTGCGCGCTGTGGACGAGGCGAGGTGATTGCGACGAGCACAACGACGGTCTGCGTGGGCCCGATGATTCCTGGTTGGACATGTTCAGCCTCTTCAAGCACCGATCGACCAACGCCGTTGCGTCGATCCGCGTATCGCTGCCCTCGGGCGTCAAAGTAGACGCTCGCTCGCTGAATGGATCGATCTCGATGCAAGGTGCCACGAACGGCATCACCGCGCGCACACTCAACGGATCGATCGAGATCGAGAAGTCCGCTGGGCCTGTCGAAGCGAAAGGGACGAATGGCAGCATCGAGGTCGCACTCGATTCTCTCGCGCCGGAAGACCAAGTCGTCGTAGAGAGTGTGAACGGCAACGCGACCGCTGTTCTTCCGCCAAGCTTGGAGGGCGAAGTGCAGTTGAGCACGGTGAACGGTCGAGTCAGAAGTGATTTCCCGGTCAGCACCGAGGGCGAGTTGAGCCGCAACAAACTCCACGGACAGATTGGCAAGTCCTCGCGAGAGGTTCGGTTGCGAACGGTCAATGGCAACGTCTCCTTATTGAAGCAGGGAGAGGCGCAGCCGGAGCCCGCTGCCGCCACTCACGATCGCGGCCGACGGAGCTGAGACCCATACGGCTCTTTGCGCTCGGCACCGGGTATATATTCTCGTCGATTCTTCAGCGGAGTCTTAGCTCGTCATGGGCTACTCGTATAATCCTGCGGTCAGAGCACTCCCTGTTCGCAGTGGCGTCGAGCGCGCGACGCTCGTTCGTCGCACCTACGCGCTTGTCTTTGCCAGCATTGTTGTCACGATGCTCGGCGCAGGCTTTGCCGTCACACAGCCACGTCTCATCACGGCCGTGTGGCAGCACCCTTTCATCACGTTCCTCTGCACGCTCTTGCCCCTGTGGATGGCGCTGCGGAATCATCGCACGTTCCCACAGAACCTCGGCTTCACTTTCCTCTTCACGTTCGTCGAGGGAATCTGGATCTCGCCGTTGCTCGTGTTCTATGAACGCATGCAGCCTGGCGTCCTCGGACAGGCAGGTTTGCTGACGTTTACCACCTTTGCCGTACTGTCTTTGTACGGGGTATTCAGTCGGCGCGACTTCAGCGCTTGGGGTGGATTCTTCACGATCGGGCTCTGGGTGCTGATCGCGACGTCGCTCCTGAACATGTTCTTCCGCAATGCCAACGCGTCGCTCTGGCTGGCCGCGGGAACGATCTTCGTATTTGGCGGCCTGCTTGTCTTCGACACGTGGCGTATCGTGCGCTCCGGCGCGTATGGCGAAGACGACTACGTGCCCGCTGCCGTGCAGATCTATCTCGACCTGCTGAATATTTTCCTGGCGGTCCTGCAGCTGTTGACTGGGGGCAATCGCCGAAACTAATGGCGCCTAACGGCGATCTCCGGTGCGCCGACTCGCTTGTGTGTTCGCTCATCCCGATGACGAGACATTCGCGGCCGGCGGCACAATAGCCAAGCTGGCAGCGGCCGCAACACGAATCGACCTCTTTTGCGCGACTGACGGGGATGCCGGAAAGAATTCCGGCATCCCCGTTTCTTCACGCGCGGAGCTCGGCGCACTCCGTCGTACTGAGCTCGCGGCAGCCTCGCGCATTCTCGGGATCGCGTCGCTCTCGACGCCAGGCCACGGTGACGGCGTGCTCCGAGACGTCGATCCCGATCGACTGATCGGCGAGATCGTGTTGTTTCTGCGGCAACACCGCCCTCACGTGGTACTGACCTTCGGACCAGAGGGCGCGCCGACGCAGCACCGCGATCATCGGGCGATCTCGCGTGCGGCGACGGCCGCGTTCTTTCTCGCTCCACTCTCTACGGAGTACAAGGATCAACTCCGCGAGGTCGAGCCGCATGCCGCTTCGCGATTGTACTACTGTGCCTGGGAGCAACCTGCTCCGGATGCAGAGCTCGCGACGCTGAGCGTGAGCGCTACCTGTTGCGTAGACGTGTCCGCCTATCTCGCGACGAAGCGGTCTGCATTCTTCGCCCACGGCACGCAACGACAGCACCTGACCCGCTTCGAGCAACTTGCGATGTCACCGATCGAGCGCTTCGGCATGGCCACAGGCCTACGACAACCCCAAAGCGTGACGGAGAGCTTGTTCGAGGGTCTATGACTTCGTCGCGGCTTTCTCGATGTCCTCTGCGAGCTTCAGATCGGCCTCGGTAATGCCGCCAGCATCGTGCGTCGACAGAATACACGTGATCTTCGTGTATCGGATGTCGATGTCAGGATGATGATTCTTCGCGTCCGCCGCCTTGGCGACCCGATCGACGAAGGCAATGCCGAGGGCGAACGATCCGAAGGTATACGTCTTAGTGAGAGTGTCACCGCGACGTGCCCACCCAGCCAGTTTGCCGAGGGCACGCTGAATCTCGAGATCAGAGAGCTTGGTACGCATGGAGCAAAGGTGTCCTGAGTTCGGAACGCCAAAGATTCTACAAAGTCCGTGGCCTGTCGGCCATGTTCGATCGAGCGATCACCGGCGCGCCGCCCGACAAGGGACGGCGCTGATCGGCTTGCTCGTAGCGGTCGCCCTTACCCCCGCCCGAGCACAGACGCCGCGGGACACCACTCTGCGCGTCGTGACATCGAGGGGTAATCATTGGTGGCAGCTGTTCGCCGCTGGATTCGCGTCGAGCGTTCTGGCGCACGAAGGCGGACACATCGCTGCGGCATACGTCGTTGGCGGTCGCCCGAGCTTCGGACTGAACGAAGGGCGGCCAACGATCTACTCTGGCATCGATGCCAATCTGGATCCAGGAAAACAGTTCGTTTTTTCGTCGGCTGGATTGACGGTGCAATCCGTCCTCGACGAGGTGATTCTCGACGCGCCGCACCATCCGCAGAGTACTGCGGGTTCCTTCGAGCGCGGATTGCTCGCCGGCGGCATTGCAACCTCGCTGTTCTACATCACCATTGGCCGAACCGGGAGCGTTTCCGACGTCGACTTCATGGCGCGAACGTCGACACTGTCGAAGACATCGATCTCGGCGATCTATGGCAGCGTTGCGCTCATGCACACCTGGCGGATCGCGCACAACGGTCGCTACGCGCATTTCTTCGCACGACCCAATCCGCTCGGCGGAATGCGAGTCGGCATATCGGTCGATCCTTCGCCGTGAACTCGAGCCTAACGACTACGGCAGGGCGGTGAACACGCTCCCGTCGGCAACGCGCGCAGTTTGGCGTAAGCCGGAAGCCGCTTGGAGCGCTTCCGCTCCTATCTGATCGGGACTCGGCTGATCGAACACGATTACTACGCCGTTCCGCGCGCGGACGGTGTCAGCAAACGCGCGAAGAAGCTCGGCGGTGCCGTCGCGCGGCATCTCGTGCGACGTGCGATGCAGGTAGAAGAAGACCGCGGCAGGCCAATTCGTATATAGCGGTCTGCTCGGCGCATTTGATTGCGCCCAGGCGAGGAGGGGCGATTTGCTCCATTGATCCTGCGCAAAGTCCTGCCCGTTCTCGAGCGCCCAGCTCACCTCATCTTGCGTAACCGTCGCCGAAGCGGCGAACCACGTCATTAAGAGCGCGCCACACGCGACACGCGCGGGCAGCCGGTGCTGTCGCCACCATTCGCGAATCCCAATCGCAGCGATAATCGCCGTCAGGAGAAAGAGCGGCGCGAGCAAGCGATTATCGAATGGAATGCCAGGATCGGCGAGGAGCCGAGAGGCCACGAGTACGACGACGTAGCACGAGGCGATCGTGATGGTGGCGCCGATCGTTCGCTTGGCGAGCGAGTCAGCAGACGTTCTGTATCCGCTGACGGTGATACCCACGAGCGCGACAATCGCAATAAGGGCGAGCCATTCACGACCCGGCAACGTCTGGTCGGACATCAGCGGAACCATCCAGGCGACAATCGTGTCGATGCCCATGCGGACCGTCTCGAGAAAACCGCCGTAGGCGTTCAATGTACGAATGTCACGTGCGCCACTCGTTAGGTGCAAGTGAATGAGCCACCAGCCCACAAGCGCAATGGCGGGGAGGGCGCTGGCAACCGCCCGACGAAGCCGGGCCACGGGTGCGCCTGGTCGCCAGAGCATCCACAGCGCAACGGCACCGACTATGGCCGCACCGGCGTAGCGAGTGAGCATCGCGAGAGCGGCGGCGATTCCCGCAATCACCGCGCACTTCAGCACCTCGCGTTCCTCGCTCTGTCGCGACGCGCTCATCATCGCGCCGAGTGCACCAATGATGCATGCGAGAAAGAGCGGCTCACTGAGCACCGAGAGATGCTGTTCCACGAACGCCGGCATGGCGAAGAGCGCCAGAGTCACAGCGATGCCTGCCGTGAGGCCGGATACGCTCGCCACGAGCCAGAGGGTCAATGCGATGCCGACAAAAACCGCAGCCGCATTCACGGCGCGAGCGGCGCTCATCGGTGGAAGACCGGCCCGCAGCATCAAGGCGATGGCAGTTGGATAACCGGGAGGAAAGTGCGCGAGCGCGGACGTGCTATCCCGGGTCAGCCAGTCAGCAATCGGGATTCGATACCCGTCGCTCTTGGCAAGCGATTCCGCGGCACCGAGATAGGAGGCCGAGTCCGGGTCCAGGCCGGGGCCAGGAGACGACGTAATCGCGACGGCCATCGTCGCGGCGAGAGCACCGGCGAGGAGCGCGGCTAGAAAGCCGGCGAGGGACTTGCGGCTTCGGAGTATGTTCGGTAGATCCGATTGTCTCACACCTATGACTCGACCTCTTTCTCCGGAAACCGCTGCCCCCCGGCGCGCAAAACAGGGAACTCTCTTCGCGGATGGTGCGCTCGGAGTGCGCGTACTGCCCGTGATCGGGGAGCAGAAAGATATCAATTACTACGGCTCCGTCGCCCGCGGGGTCCTCAATGGACCCGAGGTGACGGGAATGGGCTTCTGGTCCATCAATCCGTATGTGGGATGCGCGTTCGGCTGCGCATACTGCTACGCTCGTTATGCACATCGATACGTTCTGGAGCGCGCGGCGACGGCGAACCCGGAGCACGACGGATTGCAGGACGCGATGGAGACGATGCCGCCGTGGCTGGCATTCGAGCGGCGCATTTTCGTGAAAGAGAACGCGGCAGATGTGTTGCGGCGCGTGTTGCGGCACGGGTCGGACCGACACCTCGCCTTGCTCGGCGAGGAGAGCATCGTCATCGGCACGGCGACGGATCCCTACCAGCCGGCGGAGCGACGGTTTCGCGTAACGCGGAGCGTGCTCGAGGTGCTCGCCGAGCACGCGGGGCTCTCGATCGTGATCATCACGAAGAGTCCACTGGTGACGCGCGATGTTGATGTCCTGCTGCGCATCGCGCGGAATTCACGGATCGCGGTGCACCTCTCACTCATCACGCTCGATCGTGCGCTGGCTCGGCGCCTGGAGCCGCGAGCGCCGACGCCGGAGGCGCGCGTGCGTGCACTGACGCGGCTGCGCGAGCACGGAATTGACGTCGGCATCAATGTGATGCCGGTACTTCCTGGCATCACGGACGCACCGGAGCAACTGGATCATCTTGTGCGAACGGTGGCGGAGCATGGCGCGACGTACGTGAATGCGTGCGCGTTGCGGTTGCAGTCCGCGGCCCGGCAGCGCTATCTGCCATTCATCGAGCAGGAATTTCCGGAGCTGGCGGCGCGATACCGCGCAACGTATTCGCGCGGCTACTCGGTTGGAGAGCGGTATCGCGCGGGATTGCAGGAATATTTCAAGCGGACCTGCGAACGGTATGGAGTACCGTTCGGGCACGGGGGGGAAGGCGGTGAGGAGGACACGGGTGCGGATCCGCAGCGTGTGGGCGCGCGGGTGGTGGCGGAGCAGTTGGGCTTGGAGTTATGAAGATTTGAGCCGTTAGGCATACCTCAAGTGACCAGACTCGTTAGTGGACCGACGTCGTACTCCGCGATCTCGCCGCGGCGGCGGGCCCACTCGCGGACAGCGCGACGATCATCTTCGGTCGCGTTGGTGTCGGGACGATAGAGGAGGCGCGCGAGACCCGAGAGGTGATCGGTGCCGTGGTCGCAGGTGAGGCCGCGAGCTTCCATGGGTCCCGCGAGGAAATCGTCCCACAATTCGAGCGCCCCGTCTTCGCCGAGGCCGTCGGTGAGTCGAAACCGAATCGCGAATCCGAGTTTGGGTGCGGGTGCGACGTGCTCCATCGGCGCCTCCCTGCGGCAGAATCGTGTGGGCAAGCTGAACGCTCGTAGCGTGGTGGCGTTCGGGAGGAGCGTCAAGCTCAGCAGAGCAGAGGGCAACTGGTGGGCGACGCAATTGGGAGGTCTCCTTCTTGCTTTCGGTTTTTATTCGGAATAGCTTATTCGCCCCTCCTCCTCGGCAGTCTCGACGGTCGTTTGAACGAGAAGAACCTAGATGCTCCCACAGACTCTCGTCGATTTTCTTCCCCTCCCCCTTTCTGCTCCCGCGAGCGCCGGTGTTCGCACGCTGTCTACGGGCGTGGAGGCACTCGATGCGGGGCTGTCGGATGGTGGGTTGCCACGAGGGCGATTGACGGAAGTCGTCGGCGCGCGGGGGAGCGGGAAAGCGACGCTGCTCCGCCAGATCGTCGAGCAGACGTTGAGTGAAGCGGGATGGGTGGCGTACATCGATGCGACGCGCACGCTCGCGGCAAGCGACTGGGCCCACCTCGGCGACGAGGAGGGCTTGTGGATGGTCCGCCCGCGCGATCCATCACGAGCGGCGTGGTGTGCCGACGTGCTGCTGCGGTGCGGAGCGTTCGCACTGGTCATCATCGACTCGGCGCCCGTGCTATCGCGCGGCGTGGCCGTTCGTCTAACGAGACTCGCGCGGGAATCGGGAGCCGCGCTGGTGATCGCCGGGGAGGAAGGGAGCGGTTCGTTGTTGGGGGGGGCGGTCCGTCTTCACGTCGAACGAGAAGCAGGCGGCGGGGGACGACGCGGCCGTGGTCTCGCCCCGCGTCGTCACCCGCCGCCTGATCGACGCATGACCATCGTTGTCGAAAAGGGGGGCGGGGGAACTCATCGAACCGTGGAGGTCAGCTGTGCAATTGGAGTGGCGCGTCGCCTGTGTACGTATCCCGAGGTTCCCGATCGGCGCGGTGTGGCGCGCCGCACAGCGGGGGGATCTGGGAGCGAGCGACGTCCAGCTGCTCTTGCCGTTCCGAGCTCCGGAGCAACAGGACCTAACGATTCATCCGGCGCCACCCGCGTTCTTGC includes:
- a CDS encoding DUF4097 family beta strand repeat-containing protein; the encoded protein is MRPYPLLFVLVFTASCGRRAHESVEAFRWQQEIPPGTTIHLRTRSGRIEVVPADDRSARITGSTHWIGRTDPIRFAWNQRGTDVYVCALWTRRGDCDEHNDGLRGPDDSWLDMFSLFKHRSTNAVASIRVSLPSGVKVDARSLNGSISMQGATNGITARTLNGSIEIEKSAGPVEAKGTNGSIEVALDSLAPEDQVVVESVNGNATAVLPPSLEGEVQLSTVNGRVRSDFPVSTEGELSRNKLHGQIGKSSREVRLRTVNGNVSLLKQGEAQPEPAAATHDRGRRS
- a CDS encoding Bax inhibitor-1 family protein — translated: MGYSYNPAVRALPVRSGVERATLVRRTYALVFASIVVTMLGAGFAVTQPRLITAVWQHPFITFLCTLLPLWMALRNHRTFPQNLGFTFLFTFVEGIWISPLLVFYERMQPGVLGQAGLLTFTTFAVLSLYGVFSRRDFSAWGGFFTIGLWVLIATSLLNMFFRNANASLWLAAGTIFVFGGLLVFDTWRIVRSGAYGEDDYVPAAVQIYLDLLNIFLAVLQLLTGGNRRN
- a CDS encoding PIG-L family deacetylase produces the protein MRRLACVFAHPDDETFAAGGTIAKLAAAATRIDLFCATDGDAGKNSGIPVSSRAELGALRRTELAAASRILGIASLSTPGHGDGVLRDVDPDRLIGEIVLFLRQHRPHVVLTFGPEGAPTQHRDHRAISRAATAAFFLAPLSTEYKDQLREVEPHAASRLYYCAWEQPAPDAELATLSVSATCCVDVSAYLATKRSAFFAHGTQRQHLTRFEQLAMSPIERFGMATGLRQPQSVTESLFEGL
- a CDS encoding 4a-hydroxytetrahydrobiopterin dehydratase, which produces MRTKLSDLEIQRALGKLAGWARRGDTLTKTYTFGSFALGIAFVDRVAKAADAKNHHPDIDIRYTKITCILSTHDAGGITEADLKLAEDIEKAATKS
- a CDS encoding radical SAM protein; its protein translation is MTRPLSPETAAPRRAKQGTLFADGALGVRVLPVIGEQKDINYYGSVARGVLNGPEVTGMGFWSINPYVGCAFGCAYCYARYAHRYVLERAATANPEHDGLQDAMETMPPWLAFERRIFVKENAADVLRRVLRHGSDRHLALLGEESIVIGTATDPYQPAERRFRVTRSVLEVLAEHAGLSIVIITKSPLVTRDVDVLLRIARNSRIAVHLSLITLDRALARRLEPRAPTPEARVRALTRLREHGIDVGINVMPVLPGITDAPEQLDHLVRTVAEHGATYVNACALRLQSAARQRYLPFIEQEFPELAARYRATYSRGYSVGERYRAGLQEYFKRTCERYGVPFGHGGEGGEEDTGADPQRVGARVVAEQLGLEL
- a CDS encoding 50S ribosome-binding protein YggL, with protein sequence MEHVAPAPKLGFAIRFRLTDGLGEDGALELWDDFLAGPMEARGLTCDHGTDHLSGLARLLYRPDTNATEDDRRAVREWARRRGEIAEYDVGPLTSLVT